The proteins below are encoded in one region of Segatella copri:
- a CDS encoding outer membrane protein assembly factor BamD codes for MKKLTLIASCVALLLSSCAHEYNQVLKSGDYTYKYEYAKQSYAQGKYSRAIPLLQELVTMKKGSTEGEECLYMLAMAEYGMKDYETAAEYFKKYYSSYPKGKFAENAKYFVGESLYQNAPEPRLDQSTTITAIAAFQEFLDLYPDARLKQQATNRLFALQDLLVEKEYKSAKLYFDMGTYFGNCTSGGNNYEACIVTAQNALKDYPYSNRREEFASLIMKGKYELAKMSVEKKQLERYQDAEDECYGFINEYPDSKDRALAEKYIEKCKQYEKEHPESALDQLGNNAN; via the coding sequence ATGAAAAAATTGACTCTTATTGCATCGTGTGTTGCATTGCTCTTGTCGAGCTGTGCCCACGAATATAACCAGGTATTGAAATCAGGCGATTATACTTATAAGTATGAGTACGCCAAGCAGAGCTATGCCCAGGGCAAGTATTCCCGTGCCATTCCTCTTCTGCAGGAACTGGTAACGATGAAGAAAGGTTCTACCGAGGGTGAGGAATGTTTGTACATGCTGGCTATGGCCGAGTATGGTATGAAGGATTATGAGACTGCTGCAGAGTATTTCAAGAAGTATTACTCTTCTTATCCTAAAGGTAAGTTTGCTGAAAATGCAAAGTACTTTGTGGGAGAGAGTCTGTATCAGAATGCTCCAGAGCCTCGTCTTGACCAGAGTACCACGATTACAGCCATCGCAGCCTTCCAGGAGTTTCTGGATCTTTATCCAGATGCCCGACTCAAGCAGCAGGCTACAAACCGCCTTTTTGCTCTTCAGGACCTCTTGGTTGAGAAGGAGTATAAGAGTGCCAAGCTCTATTTTGATATGGGCACCTATTTCGGCAACTGTACCAGCGGAGGCAACAATTATGAGGCTTGTATCGTAACTGCACAGAATGCGCTTAAGGATTATCCTTACAGCAACCGACGCGAGGAGTTTGCATCGCTCATCATGAAAGGTAAATACGAACTGGCAAAGATGAGTGTCGAGAAAAAGCAGTTGGAGCGCTATCAGGATGCTGAGGATGAGTGTTATGGCTTTATCAACGAATATCCTGATTCAAAGGACCGTGCACTTGCCGAGAAGTATATTGAGAAGTGCAAGCAGTACGAGAAAGAGCATCCGGAGTCAGCTCTCGACCAGCTTGGCAATAATGCCAATTAA
- a CDS encoding DNA-directed RNA polymerase subunit omega encodes MDFKKSKAPVNTVTRNIMDLCDDTHNIYESVAIIAKRANQISIEIKQELSKKLQEFASYNDSLEEVFENREQIEISRYYEKLPKPTLLATEEFIENNIYWRDPTKTSAPMVHESEI; translated from the coding sequence ATGGATTTCAAAAAATCAAAGGCACCAGTAAACACAGTAACTCGCAACATTATGGATCTCTGCGATGATACCCATAACATCTACGAGAGCGTAGCTATCATTGCAAAGCGCGCTAATCAGATTTCTATCGAAATCAAGCAGGAGTTGAGCAAGAAACTTCAGGAGTTTGCTTCTTATAACGATTCTTTGGAGGAAGTTTTTGAGAACCGCGAACAGATTGAAATCTCTCGCTACTACGAGAAGTTGCCAAAGCCAACTTTGCTCGCTACAGAAGAGTTTATTGAGAATAATATTTATTGGCGCGATCCTACCAAGACATCTGCACCAATGGTTCACGAGAGCGAAATTTAA
- a CDS encoding DUF4293 domain-containing protein, translating into MIQRKQTLFLLFAVIAIAICLFLPIASIAAKTMGGDTMVYNLGVVGEAGMQISTTCVPLFLLLAVSAIIALVNIFLYKNLKLQKSLCSLAMLFAGLWYVDYIVMFMGLIPVPEAEGTMKFQFAACLPLVAIIFEWMAMKGVNDDIKLLRAADRIR; encoded by the coding sequence ATGATACAGCGTAAACAGACATTATTTCTGCTCTTTGCTGTCATCGCCATTGCTATCTGTCTTTTTCTTCCTATCGCCAGCATCGCAGCTAAGACGATGGGAGGAGACACTATGGTTTATAACCTCGGAGTGGTAGGGGAGGCAGGAATGCAGATTTCAACTACTTGCGTTCCTCTGTTCCTTCTGCTCGCCGTTTCAGCCATCATAGCATTGGTAAACATCTTTTTGTACAAGAATCTGAAGCTTCAGAAATCACTCTGTTCACTTGCCATGCTTTTTGCAGGTTTATGGTATGTAGATTATATCGTGATGTTCATGGGCTTGATTCCTGTTCCTGAAGCAGAAGGAACGATGAAGTTTCAGTTTGCCGCTTGCCTTCCTTTGGTAGCAATCATATTCGAATGGATGGCAATGAAAGGTGTGAACGATGACATCAAACTCTTGAGAGCAGCAGACCGAATCAGATAA